The window ACCTTCTCCTCGGCGGCCTCGCGCATCTTCTCGGTCGCCACCTTGGGGCTCGTGTCGAACAGACTGGCCAGCTTCTCGAAGTCGATGCCGGACAGGTCAACGCGGCCCGCTGCGGTGTCCCCTTCGACGATGGGGGTTACGATGGCGACCCCTTCGAGCTTGTCGTCCAGGAGCTGAGCGATCCGAGCGGAGATGGCCGAGATGTCGACTGGGCCCAGCTTAGCCCTCACCATGTCCGAAAGCGCATGGAACACTGCGACCGACTTGAGGTACGGTGCGGCTCGCTCGTCTGGCAGCAGCGCCTTGTACGCTCGCGTCACTGCACCGGCGAGCCGCAGGAACTCCCGTCGCCGGTCGTCAGGAGCCACTAGGGCCTCCACAGCTTCCTTGAGGAGCTCTAGGCGCTTGAAGTGCTCGGCAGCCATGATCGCTTCAGGATCGACCCCATGTGGCGCTACAGAGGCCCTCACGCCATCCAGAGCCTTCTCCAGCTCCTTGATGAGCTGTCCCTTGTCCTTGATCGGGGTCTCGCCATCGCCGCGCCCAGCGGCATAGACCGCCAACGCCTTCTGCAGGTTCTGGAAGACGCCGACGTAATCCACGATCACGCCGGAGGTCTTGCCTTCTGCCTTCCGGTTGGCCCTGGCGATGGTCTGCATCAGCGTGTGCGACTTCATCGGCTTGTCCAAATACACGGTGCCAATGCTGGGGACGTCGAACCCAGTGATCCACATGGCGCACACGAACACCAGCCGAAGGTGGTCATCCTTGTTCTTGAACTTTGTCTCGAGGTCCTCTCGCTGCATCCGCTCCCGGTGAGGAAGAATATCGAGGCCCTTCTGGCGCAGGTCATCGACCTCGTTCTGCCCCTGGCTGACCACAACTGCCATATCGAGCTCGCGCAGCCATACGAGCCGCTCAGCGATAGCAGCCCCCTCGGCCTCGTAAGCCGTCTTGAGGCGCTCCTCGTCCTCGGCAATCAGGCGGGCAACTGCTGCCTTCACCTTGTCGTGCATGGCAACTGCCGTGGCCTTGTCGATTGCCACGAACATTGCCTTCCCACGGTATCCCCGCTGCGCGAAGTGGAGCGCGACATCCTCTGCAACTTTGTCGAGCCGGTCGGGGTTGGTGATGAGCGTGTACTGGCGGGCGAACTGCTTGCTGAGCTTCTTCTCCTGCTCTTCGTCCAGCGCCGCCTTATCGAGCAGTGTATCGAGCTCCTCCTGGAGCTCCTCGGTGTTGAGCTGGAGCTCCGGCTTGCGACCTTCGTAGAACAGCGGGACCGTTGCACCATCCTTCACCGACTGGGCGAAGTCGTAGATCGACACGTAGTCCCCGAAGACCTCTCTGGTCCGGCTCTCGTCCCCCTTGATGAGCGGGGTGCCGGTGAAGCCGATGAAGGCAGCGTTCGGCAGCGCCTTGCGCATGTTGGCCGCGAGTTGAGCGTACTGGCTCCTGTGGGCCTCGTCGGTCATCACGATGATGTCCGAACGCTCCGAGAGCACCGGCATGGGCTCGCTATCGTCGGTCAGGAACTTCTGGATCAGCGTGAAGACGTAGCGCTCGTTCCCTGCCAGCAGCTCCCTCAGGTGCGCACGGCTACCTGCCTGGGCCTGCTGGGTGTCTTTCGTCAGCGCCCCGGCGGTGGCGAATTGCCCCGCGATCTGAACGTCCAGCTCGGTCCTGTCGGTTACCACCACGAAGGTGTAGTTGCCGCCCATGCGCCGCAGGACCTTCTCGGCGAACATCACCATGGACAAGCTCTTGCCGGAGCCCTGAGTGTGCCAGAAGACGCCGAGCTTCCCTTGGTTCTCCTCGGTGAGCCTGACGGCCTCGATGGCCCGGTTGACCCCTAAGACCTGGTGGTACCGACCGATGATCTTGATGAGCCCGCCCTTGGCCTCGTCGAAGAGCACGAAGTTCTCGATCAGGTCGAGGAAGCGTGCAGGCTCGCAGGTGGCCCTCAGCATCGTCTCCAGACTGGGGTTCTCTGGCCCGCCTTCCTCCAGCCTCTTCCAGGGCGAGAAGAACTGGTAGGGAGCGTGGCTCGCCCCCACGACCGTTTCCAGCCCGTTGGAGAGGATCACCAGGCCGTTGGCGTGGAATAGCTGCGGGATCGCGTCCTTGTAGTCCCTCAGGTTCTTCTCGTAGGCGTCAGCCAGCGGTGCCGTGGGTGCCTTCCACTCAGCCAGGAGCAGGGGCAGGCCGTTGACGTAGCCGATTGTATCGGGCCGCCGCTTGTGGAGGACGCCCTCGATCCACACCTGGTTGGCGACTAGGAAGTCGTTGTTGGCTGGGTTCTTCCAGTCGATCACCCGCACCAGGACGTCTTCGAACCTGTCCTGCTCGTTCTTTACTTCGACCCTGACGCCGTCCCTTAGGAGCTTCAGGACCTCGCGGTTGGCCGCGACGGGCAGAAGCGCCGTTCGGTCCCGCGTGAGCTCTTCCTCGGCCAGGCTGAGGGCGTCCTTGGGAAGCCCTGGGTTGAGCTTGGCTAGCGCCACCCGCAGCCTTCCGAGAAGGTGGGCTTCCCTCAGGCTCGTGCGACCGTAGGCGTTCTGTGGCCCCGGCTGGTCGAGGTAGAGGTTGACGCACTCCCAGCCGAGCTCTTGCAGCAACGCCAGAGCTGGCTGCTCGACAATGCCGTCTTCGGAGGCGACCAGGCCGGAGAGCGACGGGGCCATTAGTCGACCTGCGGCTCGTCGGTGACGGAGGGGGCTTCGAAGCCAGCGCCGGAGCTCAAGGACTTGGCGACCGGCTGGAAGACTTGGTGGAATAGCTCCAGCTTCTCGATCAGCCACTGGTACTGATTGGGCCAGTCCTGTTCGTTGTCGAAGTCGGAGTTGGGCCGGTGCAGTGCTACTCGGCTTTGCTTCTTGCCCTCCATGCGCTGCCAGTCGAGTGGTTCGCCGAACGCTGCCTCAATGGCCACCTTCTGCGCCTCCACCTCGTTGTACCATACCTTTCCAGGCGGGCCATAGAACGCGAACTCGATCCACACCGTGTTCTTCTGGGAGTTGATGCAAGCGTTCAGGCTGGTCCCTGCCCTTCCCAACGCAAAGTTCGCCCAGTGCTGAGGGTGGGCCTTCTGCGGGCGCACAACGCTCTTCTTTACGATCAGGCGGCTGCGCAGCCCCTCCCAGAACTTCTGCTGCTGGCCCTTCAGATCGGAGACCTGGCTCTTCGCGCTCTGTTGGACAGTTCGAGACCAATCGTTCGGCTCAGCGACGACGTTGAACATCGGGGCGGGCGGTGATCCGGCGATCTGCCACAGCTCGACCTCCAGCCCGAAAAACTCGACGTTGTCGCCGGTCACATCGTTGAGCCAGTCGAGCGCGGCGCGGTGCTCCTCGGCGAAGCTATCGGCGATCCAGATGATAGTCACCGCGTTGAGCCCAGCCGCATAAGTCAAAAGCTGCCCCAGGTGCCGATGGTCCGTGCGCTCCAACTGGTTCTCGATCAGCACCCAATGGTCATCGGTCGTGTCGGTGCGCTTGGCCAGGATGTCGGCCTTGAAGGGGCCGACGAACTTCTCTGTCGCCTCGACCTCTAGTTCCATGCCCAGCGCCTCCTGGAGGAGCTCAATGCCCTCGTCAGACGCCAGCCAGGGGGTGAAGTGGCTTGCCTCGTTGGGCCAGGCGCTCCTTACGTCGACCCGCTGCATCTTGCCGAGCTTAGGGATCATGCGGCGTCCTCCAGTTCGCGTTCGGCAGCCTCGACGGAAAGCTGGCCGGAGATGAGGCGGGGGAGCAGAAGGTCTCGGGAGGCTGCGAGAGATTGGTTGGCCAAGACAAAGGCAGAAATCGCCTTCAACGGGGGCGAGACGACTTTATCAAACTGAGAAAGAACGGAGCTTTCGGGCAAGATGATGGGAAACTGGCTAAGTGTTTTCCAGTTGAGCGTTGGCATCTTGGTGCCGTTCGCGTGCTGGGAGGCCCAAGCAACGGCGAAGTCTCTAAACAGCGCTCCCCACAAGTACGACTGCGGCACTTCCTTCAAGCTTCGAACCACGTGAACCGATACATTCGTCACGACGTCACATGGCGCTGTCACAACCTTCCAGAGATTGGGTCTTATCCCTGCAAACAAAACATCTCCTGTCTGAGCGATTATGCGGCTTGTAGACAACTCGCTGGGATCACCAAACTCGCTGACAAGGTTTGATCGGCGCGGAATGCGTGACAGATCAAGCAACCGAGTAACATCGCTCCCCCCTTCCTCGTATTTTGTGCGAACGTTCCGAGCGACAGTGCCCAAGGGTACGCTTTTCCAGCCGGGTGGAAGAGACTTATCAGCGCCGTTGTCAGCATGCACATCCTGATGTCCAGGGTAGCGGAAGCGGACGAACCACTCTTCGAACAGCCCCTGCGCCATATCCTCTAGCACCGCCACCCGCCGCCGGTTCACCTCGATCAGGTCGTCATAGGCTCCGAGAATTGCCGCGATGCGTCTCTGGATTGCTAAAGGTGGCACTAGAACCGGCAGTGATTTGAGGATGCCAAGATTTATGCCAGGGACGGCAGCGCCAATAGCCCGATCGCGGACATATTGGACGGTCTCAGGTGACGCGAAGAAGTAGTAGGCGAACAGGGGATCGAGAACATCAGGGTCGACCCGCAGCTTGAGTTGCTTGTTCGAGATAACGTAGCGATCGAAAGGCCCGTTATTCGGGATGAGCCCTACCTGCCCAATGGTTCCCCAGCAGGTAAAAACCAGATCATTCGCGCGAACGGTTTGTGCTGCGAACCTTTTCGCAGTCTCCTCGCTGACGAAGGCGAAGTCTCTGGCAACGAAACGCTCAAGGTCGACCGTCAAGTTCGAGCCCCTAATAATTGGGACGCCCTCGGCGGTGAAGTACTTCGAACTTATCGACGAGCCGAACGGCCCTGCAACGCATGCATGGCGGTCACCGGACTTCACTTCGTCAACAGTCGCCCGTCGCCAGCTTGTAGGGGCTCGATCAATCAGCGGATGGCCCGTCGTTGTCATGCCGATAGAACCTCGGCAACATTCTGCGCAATCAGCCCCTGTATACGAACCGCATCCGTGTTGAGCCCTTCCAGCTCCTCCTGGAGTGCCTCCAGCCTCAGCTTGAAGTCGGCATCGTCCACCTGCTCGCCAGCCGCGACGCCCACATAGCGACCAGGGTTGAGGCTCCAGTCCTGCGCCGCAATCTCCGCTCGGCTGGCGACCTTGCAGAGCCCAGCGATGTCTTTGTACCCATCATCGCCGAAGGTCTCGGTCATCATGGCCGCGCTGCCTTGCTCGACCTCTGCCTCCTCGCCGCGCCACATGCGCACGATGTTGCCGATGAACTCGATCTGCTCGGAGGTGTACTCGCGATGGGCTCTGGTCACCTGGCGGAAGATGTGGCGGGCGTCGATGAACAGCACCTCGTCGGACCGCTCACCTTTCCGCTTGCCCTTGTCGAGGAACCACAGGGTGACCGGCAGGGTCACCGTGAAGAACATGTTGGTCGAGGTCGAGACGATCACGTCGACCATCCCCGATTGGACCAGCTTCTTCCTGAGCTCGCGCTCCGAGCCGCCAGCGTCCGAGGCCGAGTTGGCCATGACGAAGCCCGCCCGGCCCGTCTCGTTCAGCGCAGCGGCGAACAGCCCGACCCACAGGTAGTTTGCATTGTTTACCGTGGGGATGCCGAGCGAGAACCGGGCGTCTACCGTGCCCGCCTCGTTGGTCAGCCGCTCCCGGTCCACTTCCGACTGGTTGAACGGCGGGTTGGCCATCACAAAATCGAACTTGCCGACCATCTGGTGCGGGTCTTCGTAGTAGGCGTTGGCCACCGCGATGTTCCCTGAAAGCCCATGCACCGCGAGGTTGAGGCGGCAGAGCTTCTGCGTGTCCTCCATCTTCTCGACCCCATAGACGCTGATCTCGCGGCTTGGGCTCTTGTGATGGCGACGTACGAAGTCGGCGGAGTGAACGAACATGCCGCCCGATCCGCAGGCAGGGTCGAGGATTTTGCCGTGGTAGGGCTCGATCACCTCGACGATCAGCTTAACGATGGAGGAGGGGGTGAAGTACTCGCCGCCCTTCTGCATGTAGGCCGAGGCGAACTCGCCCATGAAGTACTCGAAGATCGCGCCATAGGCATCGCCGCTGACATCCAGCGGCTGGAGGATGCGGAGGAGGTTCCTGAGGACCCTGTCAGGCAGCGACCCGTAGCCCTGGGGCATTACCCCTGCGAGGTCAGGGTTGTGATCAGTGATGGCTTTCATGGCCTCGTTAAGGGCCTCGGCGACGCTCTCGTTCTCGGGCAGGCCAAGCAGGTAGGAGAAGCGGGCTTTGGCGGGCAGGAACACGGCTCCGTGACCATGGTAGGCCTCAGCGGTGGGCGTCAGGCGGCCCGTAAAGGTCTTGGAGAGCTCAGCGTGAACCTTGTCGAACTTGGCCTCCATCTGGCGCAGCGCGATCAAGGCGAGCACGGGCTGGGCGTATTGGTCGGGCCTCAGGGCCGTATTGGTCCATAGCTGGTTCGCCGCCTGGAACAGACGACGCGAGAGGTCATGAAGATCGACGGCCACCAATTGTCCCCTGTGGTCAAGCGTTTGACGGTGACATTACCTTAATCGCACGTTCCGTCTAGCCCGCCAACAAGAGGCTTGCGTCTCGGGAGAAGGAGGTACAAAAGGCCGGTGCAAAATACGGATCAGCGGCAGGCAAGAATGGCCGATTTCTGGGCTTTTTGAGTGCTGGAGGTCGCTTCACGTAAGCGGCACCACCTTTTTCCGGCTTCTCTCCCCCCGCAAACCCCTGCCGTCCATCACGCTTTGTCGTGACATCGTCGCCGATGGTTGCGGACGTGTGTGCGTGGTTCTGGCGTTTGGGGTTGTGTGAAATGTGGCGGCAATGCGGCCAAAATTCTTGCTCCGTGCGCAAAGGTTGCTATGGCACGGGATGAAGCCTTGCTCTTGCGCAATCCCAAGGCTCGCGCCCCATCGCCAAAAACTGTCATTGAAGGCGTTGGACTGGCGGTGCCAATCGGCTTTTATCCGTCAGCGCAATTTCAGGCTTGAGGAGGGCAGGGCACTTGCAGGTATCGCACTCATTCGCCGGCTCGTGCGAACTTTCGGTCGTCATTCCGGTCTATAACGAGGAGGCCGGGCTCGACGCGCTGATTTCCCGTGTGACGGCTTCCGCGCAGGCGATCTTCGCCGACAGCTACGAGCTGATCCTCGTCAACGACGGGTCAAAGGACGGCAGCTGGAACGCGATCTGTCAGCACGCTGCGCGCGATCCGCGGATCGTTGCGATCAACCTGTCGCGCAATCATGGCCACCAGCTCGCGCTCACCGCCGGGCTGCACCATGTGCGCGGACAGCTGGTGTTCGTGCTCGATGCTGACCTGCAGGATCCGCCCGAACTGCTCGGGCCGATGCTCGAAAAGGTGCGCGCGGGTTACGACGTGGTCTATGGCCAGCGCATCAAGCGCAGCGGCGAGACGGCCTTCAAGCGCGGCACCGCCTCGTTGTTCTACCGCACGCTGGCGAGCATGGTCGACACCGATATCCCGCGCGACACGGGCGATTTCCGCCTGATGACGCGGCGCGTGGTCGACCAGCTCAACGCGATGCCCGAACGCTACCGCTTCATCCGCGGGCTGGTGAGCTATATCGGTTTCAACCAGATCGCCTTCCCCTATGACCGCGACGCGCGGTTTGCAGGCGAGACGAACTATCCCTTGCGCAAGATGATCGCGCTGGCAGTGGATGCGATCACCAGTTTTTCGGTGGTGCCGCTGCGCTTTGCCTCGCATCTGGGTATGCTGTTCGGGCTGGCGGGACTTGGCGCGCTGGTCTGGGTGGTCTGGGCATGGCTGCAGGGCGGCGCGGTGCAGGGCTGGGCGAGCCTGGCTGCGCTGACGCTGATCCTCGGCTCTGTGCAGCTCCTAGTGCTTGGCGTGTTCGGCGAATATCTCGGCCGGATGTACATGGAAGGCAAGCAGCGCCCGCTGTTCATCATTTCCGAAGTGCGCCGTCACCCGATCGCCGCCAACGAGGAGCCCGAGGTTGCCGCTGCGGCCGATGCCAAGCAAAACGAGGTCATCCGTGTCGCAAGCTGAATTCGATGCCTATGTCGATGAATATGACGCGCAGCACGCCCAATCGGTCAGGCTGAGCGGCGAGGATCCCGATTTCTTCGCCGAATACAAGGCGAAGGAAGCTGCGCGTGCGATGGCGGCGGCAGGCGTCGCGCCGCGGCGGATGATGGATTTCGGCGCTGGTCGGGGCAATTGCGTCGCGCATCTGCAACGCGCCTTTCCCGATGCGGCGCTCACCGCGCTCGATGTCTCGTCGCGCTCGCTCAGCCATTGCGAGGCGCGCGCGATCCGGCCGCTCGAAACGGTGTGCTACGACGGGCAGACGCTGCCCTTTGCCGACGCCACCTTCGACATGGTGTTCACGGCTTGCGTGTTCCACCACATCCCCGAAGCCGACCACATCCGTCTGCTGCGCGAAATCCGCCGCACGCTGAGCCCGCAAGGGCGCTTCGTCCTGTTCGAGCACAACCCCTGGAACCCGGCCACACGGCACGCGGTGGCGACCTGTCCGTTCGATGCCAATGCGGTCCTGATCAGCGCGCCCGAAATGCGCCGCCGGTTCCGCGCGGCGGGCTTCACCGATATCGCGCTGCGCTGGACGCTGTTCTTCCCCGCGATGCTTGCGCCGCTGCGCCCGTTGGAGCGGATGCTGGGCTGGCTGCCGCTGGGCGCGCAATATTGCCTCGTCGCGCGCTGAACCCATGGTTTCGCGGCTGCTGCGCTTCGGGCTGACCGGCCTTGCCAATTCCGCCGTGGGATGGGCGGTGATTTTCGGCGGGCTGTGGGCCGGCCTTTCCGGCCTTGTCGCCAATGCCGCAGGTTATGCAGTGGGTCTGATGCTGTCGTTCACGCTCAACCGGCGGTTCGTGTTCGGGATGACGGGAGCGGTCTCGGCGCGCGAGGTGGCACGGTTTCTTTGCGCCTTCGCCATCGCCTACGGCATCAACGTGGCGGTGCTGCTGGGCGCGCAGAGCGTGCTGGGATCGGACGATCCGCTCGCCCAGTTGCCGGCGATCGCTGCCTATATCGTGACCTTTTTCCTGCTTTCGCAATTCTTCGTCTTCAAGCCAGCGACCCCTCGATGACCCAAGCACCCCCTCTTTCGCCCGCGCCGCAACCGGGCGCGCGGATCCCGTTCGGCTGGCTCGACCGGTGGCCTGTCATCGTGCTGGTTCTGATCGCGTCGATCGCACCGCTGCTGGTGGTGGGGATCGCCCCGCTGACCGATCTTTACGGGCACCTCGGCCGGTTCGCGGTGCAGACCGAACTTGCGCAGCGGCCCGGGTTGCAGCCCTATTTCACCTACGAATGGAAGCTGATCGGCAATCTCGGTGGGGATATTCTGGTCGAGCTGCTGCATCCCCTGCTGGGTCTCGAAGGCGCGGTCCGCGCGACGGTGATGATCACGCAAGGTCTGGGCGCACTGGGCTTACTGCTGGTCAGCCGCGAGGTACATGGCCGGGTCACGCCCTTTGCGCTCGCGGCGATCCCGATGATCTACGGCTTTCCATTCAACTACGGGTTCATCAATTATGCGCTGAGCATGGCGCTCGCGCTGCTGGCCTTTGCCGCGTGGCTGCGACTGCGCAAGACCGGGCGCCATCGCGCGGCGCAGGTGTGGCTTGCGGTGGCGGGCGCGGCGATCTGGATCGCGCACACCTATGGCTGGGCGTTCCTCGGCCTGCTCGCCGGATCGACGATGCTGGCCGAGGTCTGGACCCAGCGCACCCGGCCGGTGCAGGCGGTGATCCGCATTCTTGCCGCCTGCTGGCCGCTGCTCTTGCCGGTGATCCCGATGGTGATCTGGCGGGCCGAAAGCGCAGGCGCGGCGATGTCGGGGTGGGCGTGGCAATACAAGCTGATCTGGCTGATGTCGCCGCTGCGCACCTATTGGCGCGATTTCGACATGGCCTCGCTGGGGTTCGTGCTGATGCTGCTGGGCTGGGCGCTGGCGAGCAGAAACGTGCGCTTCGAACGCGGCGTGGGCATTGCCGCTGCGCTGTGCATGGTGTTCTTCCTTGCCTTGCCGTTCCGCGTGTTCGGTTCGGCCTTTGCCGACATGCGGCTGCTGCCTTACGCGCTGGCGGTCGCCTTTGTCGCGATTGCGCCTGCCTCCACGCGCAAGCGGGCGCTGATGATCGGCGGCGGATTGGCGATCGCCTTCTTCGGAGTGCGGATGGCCACCACCACCGCCGCCTATATGGCATTGGACCGGCAGGTGCAGGCGGCGATCCCGGCGATCGACAAGCTGCCCGAAGGCGCGCGGGTGGTGTTCTTCTCGGTCAAGCCATGCCGCACGCGCTGGGCGCTGGCTCCGCTCGATCACCTCTCGGGCGCGGCAATGGCGCGCAAGAGCGCGTTCGTGAACGACCAGTGGCAGCAGCCCGGCGTCAACCCGCTCAAGGTCCATTTTCCCGCGGCCGAGCCGTTCGTGCGCGACCCCTCGCACCTCGTCCTGCGCGAGGAATGCGCCGAAGCGCCCTCGCGCCCCCGGCTGTCGCGCTCGCTAAGTCGCCTGCCGCGCGGGGTGTTCACGCATATCTGGATCGTCGGTGAAATCGACAGGGCTATGCCCGCGCCAACAGGCTATGTCGCCGTGCCCGGTGCGGGCAGCGGGTTGCTGTTCGAAGCGGTGTCCGGCGCGGATCAGGCTGCAGCCCGGTAGGCCGCGCCGCGCACCAGCCTGCCCGGCCGCGCGCCGGTGGGCTGGTCGAAGCGGCGGATAAGCTCGCCCGCCACAAGCGTTGCCTCGTAGCCGGTGGCGCGCTGGTGCAGCCGCCGTCCGCCCGCAGGCAGATCGCGCACCACCTCGGGCAGATGCAGCGTCAGCCCATCAAGATCGATGACGTTCAGATCCGCGCGCCCGCCGACCGCCAGCGTGCCCCTGTCGGTGAGGCCCACCGCACGGGCAGCCTTGGCGCCCAGCATATGCGCCGCCTCCGCCAGACCGATGGCGAGCGCCCCGCCGCCCTTGACGAACTGGGTGAGCAGATAAGTCGAATAGCTCGCATCGCAGATCGCGCCGTAATGCGCGCCGCCATCGCCAAGTCCGGGGACGCAATAGGGATGCCGCAGCATCTCGTGCGCGCTGGCCAGCGATGCGTTCTCGTAATTGCCGAGCGCGGCGAGGAATAGCCCGCGTCCTTCGGTCTCCAGCAACCGGTCATAGGCGACTTCCTGCGGGGTGCAGCCGCGTGCTTCGGCCTGGCCTGCCATGCTCATGTGGGCAGGCGGCGCATAATCGGGCGGATTGTCGAGCGGGAACAGCCAGCGCCAGTTGCGCGCAAGCTCGTTGAAGGGGTGGCCCGGGGCGAAATCCTCGGTCAGCAAGGCGGCACGCAGTGCGGGATCGCGCATTGCGGCAACCTGTTCGGGGATCGAAAGGTGCGCGATTTTTGCCCATGACGGGCACAGCACGAAGGGGTGGACGGTAAGCTCGAGCCCCGCGATCAATCCGATCGGACGCGGCATCACCTGCGCATGCGCGGTGCCGCCTGCTGCATTGGTCGCCTCGAGCATGTCGAGCACGCGCCGCCAGCGCGGCGGGCCTTCGTTGCCCGAGGCGAGCGTAAAGGTCGCCGGGCGTCCGCTGGCGGCGATCACCCGCTCGATCACCGGATATTCCTTGTCCCAGCCGCGAAACGCGTCGAGCACCACCTGGAACGTGCCAGCTCCGGCATCCTTCATCCCGCCGGTGATCGCTTCGAGTTCGGCGATGTCGGTGTCGAATGTGGGGATTGCGTCCCCGCTGGCGGTCTTGTGGATCGAGAGCCGCGAGGTCGCAAACCCCAGCGCTCCGGCGCGCATTGCCTCGGCGGTCAGGCGGCGCATCAGCGCCAGATCATCCGGCGTGGCGACTTCGCGTGCCGCGCCGCGAGCGCCCATCGCGTACACCCGCAAGGGGGAGTGCGGGAGATAGGCGGCGATGTCGATGTCGCGCTTTCCGGCGGCGACCTTGTCGAGATATTCGGGAAAGGTTTCCCAATCCCAGTCGAGCCCTTCGGTCATCACCACGCCGGGGATGTCCTCGACCCCTTCCATGACATTGACCAGCATCTCGCGGTCGCTCTTGCGGCAGGGGGCAAAGCCGACCCCGCAATTGCCCATCACCGCAGTCGTCACCCCGTGCGAGGAGGAGGGGGACAGTTCCTCGGCCCAGATGCATTGGCCATCGTAATGCGTGTGCACGTCGATGAACCCGGGGGTGACAAATTTCCCTTGCGCGTCAATCTCTTGCGTGCCGCGCGCAAGGTTCTTGCCGATCGCGGCGATCCGTCCTCCGGTGATCGCGATGTCGCCTTCGATCAGATCGCCGCCCATCCCATCGGCAATCGTGCCGCCGCGGATCACCATGTCGTAGTCGGCTGCCATCGCTGCGCTCTCCTGTCCCGCCGCAATGATGCGCAACCCAGGCTCTTCGCGCAACGCACAGATTTGCGGGGCGGTGCGGCGCGGGGTAGAGGGGGGAATGACCCTCGCCAATCCAACGCCGCGCCGCGTGGCGCTTGCCGGAGCATCGGGAACGATCGGGTCGGCGGTGCTGCGGCGGCTCGAAGCGGACGGGCACTGCGTGACGGTGCTGGCACGGGGTGACCTTACTGATCCGGCGGTGCTGGCGCGGGCGAGGGCGGAGGTCGTAATCTCGTGCATCGCCTCGCGTTCAGGCGCACCGGATGATGCGCAGGCGGTTGATTGCAATGCCAATTGTGCACTGCTCGCGGCGGCAGAAGCGGCGGGCGCCGGGCACTTCATCCTGCTGTCGGCGATCTGCGTCCAGAAACCGCGCCTCGCGTTCCAGCATGCCAAGCTGGCGTTCGAGAAACGGCTTGGCGAGAGCGCGATTGCGCACACCATCATCCGCCCCACCGCTTACTTCAAGTCCTTGTCTGGACAGGCAAAAAGGGTGAAGGGGGGCAAGCCTTTCCTGATTTTCGGGGATGGCCACCTGACCTGCTGCAAGCCGATCAGCGATGATGATCTGGCGCGGTTCATCGCCGCGGCGATCGACAATCCGGCAATGCGAGGAAAAACGCTGCCGATCGGTGGGCCTGGGCCGGCGATCTCGTTGAAAGAGCAGGGCGAATTGCTGTTCCGCGCGGCAGGCAGGCCCGCCAGATTCACGTCGATCTCGCCCCGGATTTTCACCATCGCCGAGCGGATCTTGCGACTTGGTGCGCCGTTTTCCTCGTGGTTTGCCGCGAAGGCCGAATATGCCCGGATCGCGCGATACTATGCCACCGAATCGATGCTGGTGATCGACCCTGCGACCGGTGAATATTCCGCCGATCTGACCCCCGAATATGGCTCCGAAACGCTGGAGTCGCATTATTCGCGATTGTTCTCGGGGGTCTGAGGGAGGGCAGGACGGGGCTAGAGGGGGGCTAGATGCCAGCTGGCGGGGGGCAAGGGGGCATCAAAACCGGGCAAGGAAACGCTTTGGCCCGAATAATTGAACGTAAAAACATGGGTTTGCGTGCGCCGGACGCGAATT is drawn from Erythrobacter neustonensis and contains these coding sequences:
- a CDS encoding type I restriction-modification system subunit M, whose protein sequence is MAVDLHDLSRRLFQAANQLWTNTALRPDQYAQPVLALIALRQMEAKFDKVHAELSKTFTGRLTPTAEAYHGHGAVFLPAKARFSYLLGLPENESVAEALNEAMKAITDHNPDLAGVMPQGYGSLPDRVLRNLLRILQPLDVSGDAYGAIFEYFMGEFASAYMQKGGEYFTPSSIVKLIVEVIEPYHGKILDPACGSGGMFVHSADFVRRHHKSPSREISVYGVEKMEDTQKLCRLNLAVHGLSGNIAVANAYYEDPHQMVGKFDFVMANPPFNQSEVDRERLTNEAGTVDARFSLGIPTVNNANYLWVGLFAAALNETGRAGFVMANSASDAGGSERELRKKLVQSGMVDVIVSTSTNMFFTVTLPVTLWFLDKGKRKGERSDEVLFIDARHIFRQVTRAHREYTSEQIEFIGNIVRMWRGEEAEVEQGSAAMMTETFGDDGYKDIAGLCKVASRAEIAAQDWSLNPGRYVGVAAGEQVDDADFKLRLEALQEELEGLNTDAVRIQGLIAQNVAEVLSA
- a CDS encoding DUF4268 domain-containing protein, whose protein sequence is MIPKLGKMQRVDVRSAWPNEASHFTPWLASDEGIELLQEALGMELEVEATEKFVGPFKADILAKRTDTTDDHWVLIENQLERTDHRHLGQLLTYAAGLNAVTIIWIADSFAEEHRAALDWLNDVTGDNVEFFGLEVELWQIAGSPPAPMFNVVAEPNDWSRTVQQSAKSQVSDLKGQQQKFWEGLRSRLIVKKSVVRPQKAHPQHWANFALGRAGTSLNACINSQKNTVWIEFAFYGPPGKVWYNEVEAQKVAIEAAFGEPLDWQRMEGKKQSRVALHRPNSDFDNEQDWPNQYQWLIEKLELFHQVFQPVAKSLSSGAGFEAPSVTDEPQVD
- a CDS encoding type I restriction endonuclease subunit R; its protein translation is MAPSLSGLVASEDGIVEQPALALLQELGWECVNLYLDQPGPQNAYGRTSLREAHLLGRLRVALAKLNPGLPKDALSLAEEELTRDRTALLPVAANREVLKLLRDGVRVEVKNEQDRFEDVLVRVIDWKNPANNDFLVANQVWIEGVLHKRRPDTIGYVNGLPLLLAEWKAPTAPLADAYEKNLRDYKDAIPQLFHANGLVILSNGLETVVGASHAPYQFFSPWKRLEEGGPENPSLETMLRATCEPARFLDLIENFVLFDEAKGGLIKIIGRYHQVLGVNRAIEAVRLTEENQGKLGVFWHTQGSGKSLSMVMFAEKVLRRMGGNYTFVVVTDRTELDVQIAGQFATAGALTKDTQQAQAGSRAHLRELLAGNERYVFTLIQKFLTDDSEPMPVLSERSDIIVMTDEAHRSQYAQLAANMRKALPNAAFIGFTGTPLIKGDESRTREVFGDYVSIYDFAQSVKDGATVPLFYEGRKPELQLNTEELQEELDTLLDKAALDEEQEKKLSKQFARQYTLITNPDRLDKVAEDVALHFAQRGYRGKAMFVAIDKATAVAMHDKVKAAVARLIAEDEERLKTAYEAEGAAIAERLVWLRELDMAVVVSQGQNEVDDLRQKGLDILPHRERMQREDLETKFKNKDDHLRLVFVCAMWITGFDVPSIGTVYLDKPMKSHTLMQTIARANRKAEGKTSGVIVDYVGVFQNLQKALAVYAAGRGDGETPIKDKGQLIKELEKALDGVRASVAPHGVDPEAIMAAEHFKRLELLKEAVEALVAPDDRRREFLRLAGAVTRAYKALLPDERAAPYLKSVAVFHALSDMVRAKLGPVDISAISARIAQLLDDKLEGVAIVTPIVEGDTAAGRVDLSGIDFEKLASLFDTSPKVATEKMREAAEEKVKQMAETNPTRVNLVERLEKLVAEYNAGAIDPEKFFEGLKAFIDSLDEEEQRAAREELTEEELAIFDLLTTPEPKLTKAQEQEVKRVARGLLEKLQRLVDAVDWMRGQETRGAVRWAIQVGLNELPDDPYPKHLWDAKVDQVWDFVLKRYSASAAHHS
- a CDS encoding restriction endonuclease subunit S, translated to MTTTGHPLIDRAPTSWRRATVDEVKSGDRHACVAGPFGSSISSKYFTAEGVPIIRGSNLTVDLERFVARDFAFVSEETAKRFAAQTVRANDLVFTCWGTIGQVGLIPNNGPFDRYVISNKQLKLRVDPDVLDPLFAYYFFASPETVQYVRDRAIGAAVPGINLGILKSLPVLVPPLAIQRRIAAILGAYDDLIEVNRRRVAVLEDMAQGLFEEWFVRFRYPGHQDVHADNGADKSLPPGWKSVPLGTVARNVRTKYEEGGSDVTRLLDLSRIPRRSNLVSEFGDPSELSTSRIIAQTGDVLFAGIRPNLWKVVTAPCDVVTNVSVHVVRSLKEVPQSYLWGALFRDFAVAWASQHANGTKMPTLNWKTLSQFPIILPESSVLSQFDKVVSPPLKAISAFVLANQSLAASRDLLLPRLISGQLSVEAAERELEDAA